From a region of the Cyclopterus lumpus isolate fCycLum1 chromosome 5, fCycLum1.pri, whole genome shotgun sequence genome:
- the phf2 gene encoding lysine-specific demethylase phf2 isoform X2 produces MATVPVYCICRLPYDVTQFMIECDACKDWFHGSCVEVDEDDAPNIDIYHCPNCEKSQGKSTLKKKKNWSKHDTGQSTDIKAVQNGSQVFIKELRSRTFPSADDVVVKLSGGQLTMDYLEEGGFNEPILVQKKDGLGMSLPAPTFYISDVENYVGPDVGVDVVDVTKQSDSKMKLKEFVDYYYSTNRKKVLNVINLEFSDARMNSIVESPQIVRRLSWVGNYWPDDALLGKPKVTKYCLICVKDSYTDFHIECGGASAWYHVLKGEKIFFLIKPTSANLSLYERWRSSSNHSEMFFADQVDKCYKCSLKQGQTLFIPSGWINAILTPVDCLAFSGHFIHNLSVEMQMRAYEIEKRLKVRTLNPFPNYETACWYVGRHLLERFKGLHKANKQPAPYLIHGAKIINGAFRAWTKKQALLEHEDELPENMKPSQLIKDLAKEIRLSENATKAIKSEPSIKVPVEESPSTHSEPEEPVSPAHVPSPSREKARKKATKPPKPPKPPKPPKMPKAPKPPKVPKVKEGGKKKAKKVKESSPPPKPSSFAALESHAKDILSKMDQPKKTKAVKNVLSISEKEMSKQNNMEKFDIREQNKNKTEAKWKYKNSKPDSLLKMEEECKFDRTPLSGNKDRFSFTMSHKKTLGSKTLKPQTNSSVFGSLQNLKEDKSKPVRDEYEYVSDEGELKIDEFPIRRKKNTIKRDLSFLSDIKEPIQPAKKPKFQPSVTKTVDSSDEETLHIDTEAKSEAKSEAKPEAKSRNSKVKKKGGSAAGILDLLQASKQVGGIDYSANSQPPASPSTQEAIQGMLSMANLSSSDSLQQPWSNSQSKNNSQSKSNSHGAQAGKKAGGNSKRPTKRLPKKPRKSSSIESLDYDDDQDHMDACFKDSDYVYPSLESEEDNPVFKSRSKKRKSSDDTPYSPTARVGPSVPRQERPARDGARVAAIETGLAAAAAKLSHQEEQQKTKKKKKSTKKKAIVVEEPPKISQDSSSPEHNLDSQDGSLTDHEFNTGTVKSPGGAQPMAPGVFLSQRRPSMSSPNNSTNTTSTNSSSAAKGDRAVSADAKAKRLKKGMATAKQRLGKILKIHRNGKLLL; encoded by the exons CTGTGTTGAGGTGGATGAAGATGACGCTCCAAATATCGACATATATCACTGCCCAAACTGCGAGAAGTCCCAAGGCAAATCCACAC tgaaaaagaaaaagaactggAGTAAACATGACACGGGGCAAAGCACAGACATCAAGGCTGTTCAGAATGGCAGTCAGGTGTTCATAAAGGAGCTGCGCAGCAGGACCTTTCCAAG TGCTGACGATGTGGTGGTGAAGCTGAGCGGCGGTCAGCTGACCATGGACTACCTGGAGGAGGGCGGCTTCAACGAGCCAATCCTGGTGCAGAAGAAGGACGGCCTGGGCATGTCCCTGCCTGCTCCCACCTTCTACATCAGCGATGTGGAGAACTATGTTG GTCCCGATGTCGGCGTGGACGTCGTTGACGTCACCAAACAATCAGACAGCAAGATGAAGCTCAAGGAGTTTGTCGACTATTACTACAgtacaaacagaaagaaagtgtTAAACGTCATCAACCTGGAGTTCTCTGACGCAAG GATGAACTCAATAGTGGAGAGTCCGCAGATCGTGCGGCGGTTGTCTTGGGTGGGAAACTACTGGCCCGACGACGCTCTGCTCGGGAAGCCAAAAGTCACCAAATACTGTCTCATCTGTGTCAAAGACAGCTACACAGACTTCCACATTGAGTGCGGCGGCGCCTCCGCCTGGTACCACGTCCTGAAG GGGGAAAAGATCTTCTTCCTCATCAAGCCCACCTCCGCCAACCTATCTCTGTACGAGCGCTGGAGGTCATCGTCCAATCACAGCGAGATGTTCTTCGCCGACCAGGTGGACAAGTGTTACAAATGCAGTCTGAAGCAAGGCCAGACGCTGTTCATCCCATCAG GTTGGATCAATGCAATACTGACTCCGGTCGACTGCCTGGCGTTCTCGGGACACTTCATCCACAATCTGAGTGTGGAGATGCAGATGAG AGCGTATGAAATCGAAAAGCGGCTAAAGGTCAGAACTCTCAACCCCTTCCCCAACTACGAAACGGCGTGCTGGTATGTGGGACGACATCTCCTCGAACGATTCAAAG GTTTACACAAAGCAAATAAGCAGCCAGCCCCATACCTGATACATGGTGCCAAAATCATCAATGGAGCTTTCAGGGCTTGGACTAAAAAACAG GCGCTCTTGGAACATGAAGACGAGCTTCCAGAGAACATGAAACCATCACAGCTCATCAAGGATCTTGCCAAAGAGATCAGACTGTCGGAG AATGCAACAAAAGCCATTAAGAGTGAGCCCAGCATTAAGGTACCGGTGGAGGAGTCCCCGTCCACCCACTCTGAGCCTGAAGAGCCCGTTTCCCCGGCCCACGTCCCCTCACCCAGCAGAGAGAAGGCCAGAAAGAAAGCTACCAAACCCCCCAAGCCTCCCAAGCCTCCCAAACCCCCGAAGATGCCCAAGGCCCCCAAGCCTCCAAAGGTTCCCAAGGtcaaggaaggagggaagaagaaagcgAAGAAAGTAAAAGAGTCGTCGCCGCCTCCTAAACCCTCCAGCTTCGCTGCACTTGAGTCCCATGCAAAAGACATCTTGAGCAAAATGGACCAGCCGAAAAAGACAAAG GCTGTAAAGAACGTCCTGAGTATATCGGAGAAGGAAATGTCAAAGCAGAACAACATGGAGAAGTTTGACATCAGAGAgcagaataaaaacaagactGAAGCGAAATGGAAGTATAAG AATAGTAAACCAGATTCCTTGCTGAAAATGGAGGAGGAGTGCAAGTTTGACAGGACACCGCTGTCGGGCAATAAAGACAGATTCAGCTTCACCATGTCGCACAAGAAGACACTCGG CTCCAAGACACTGAAACCTCAGACCAACTCAAGTGTTTTTGGATCATTACAAAACCTAAAAGAGGACAAATCCAAGCCGGTGAGAGACGAGTACGAGTACGTCTCCGACGAGGGGGAGCTGAAGATTGACGAATTCCCCATCAGGCGGAAAAAGAACACCATCAAGAGAGATCTGTCCT TTTTGTCAGACATCAAAGAACCCATTCAGCCAGCCAAGAAACCAAAGTTCCAACCCTCGGTGACCAAG ACTGTGGACTCCTCAGACGAAGAGACTCTGCACATAGACACGGAGGCCAAGTCTGAGGCCAAGTCTGAGGCCAAGCCTGAGGCGAAGAGTCGCAACTCTAAGGTCAAGAAAAAGGGCGGCAGCGCTGCAGGGATTCTCGACCTCCTGCAGGCGAGCAAGCAAGTGGGAGGGATTGACTACAGCGCCAACAG TCAGCCACCTGCATCTCCCAGCACACAGGAGGCCATTCAGGGCATGCTGTCCATGGCCAACCTGTCGTCTTCAGACAGCTTGCAGCAGCCGTGGAGCAACAGCCAGTCCAAGAACAACAGCCAGTCCAAGAGCAACTCGCACGGCGCGCAGGCCGGCAAGAAGGCCGGCGGCAACAGCAAGCGGCCCACCAAGCGGCTCCCGAAGAAACccaggaagagcagcagcatcGAGAGTCTGGACTACGACGACGACCAGGACCACATGGACGCGTGCTTCAAGGACTCCGACTACG TTTACCCCTCATTGGAGTCCGAAGAGGACAATCCCGTTTTCAAATCCAGATCGAAAAAACGGAAAAGCAGTGACGACACTCCGTACAGCCCGACAG CCCGCGTGGGACCCTCGGTTCCTCGTCAGGAGCGGCCGGCGAGAGACGGAGCCCGAGTGGCTGCCATTGAAACGGGTCTGGCTGCAGCCGCAGCAAAGCTTTCTCATCAG gaggagcagcagaaaactaagaagaagaagaaaagcaccAAAAAGAAGGCAATAGTAGTCGAAGAGCCCCCGAAAATCTCTCAGGACAGTAGCTCGCCGGAGCACAATCTGGACTCCCAAGATGGCAGCCTGACGGACCACGAGTTCAACACTGGAACAGTCAAGTCGCCGGGGGGGGCGCAGCCCATGGCGCCGGGGGTTTTTCTTAGCCAGAGGCGACCGTCGATGTCTTCTCCCAACAACAGCACCAACACAACtagcaccaacagcagcagcgcGGCGAAGGGGGATCGCGCCGTGTCAGCAGACGCCAAAG CTAAGCGGCTAAAGAAAGGCATGGCGACCGCCAAACAGAGACTTGGAAAGATTTTAAAGATCCATCGAAATGGAAAGCTCCTCTTGTAG